Proteins from one Chroococcidiopsis sp. CCMEE 29 genomic window:
- a CDS encoding GAF domain-containing sensor histidine kinase — protein MEKRLKALADLGLLEAQTIPVFEEATQTAAQLLEMPICILGFLDRNRHWFKSAVGLSRLGLMNQLAQERQLPCSESFCTQVVESNQVLAISNTLSDSAYANSILVQRYGIRAYLGAPLIDSAGNCLGAIAVMDLQPRTFTSQQIKFLELMARWSMSEFERNQLLKLQAQGSRGTGENEDLYSTAQSLSSAICLPPLPLIPTGNPIIPPIPEASSIIQVKLKLLEHLTQELRTPLTSVLGMANVVSREIYGPLTNKQKEYLEIIQDSGRYLLSLVNEVSQLGVLDEGIQALNLTPIDIEMLCQQVLNSLAEVAKRREQQIRLSLEPGRSQIWVLDKEKVRQLVYHLVSSMIQAATSGSIIRIHISHKGEILNLTVSVSHPWLGEGLTPVDPHLSQLPMPDVSTYWEGEKLNSHILPFAAAASVDSLSDTSDSELVHSNNFSRSYESLRLLLSRELAELHGGQFSIQGTAESGYRYVVSLPELAAAKPNL, from the coding sequence ATGGAAAAACGCCTTAAGGCATTGGCAGATTTAGGCTTACTAGAAGCACAAACAATACCAGTGTTTGAGGAAGCCACCCAAACCGCTGCCCAGTTGTTGGAAATGCCAATCTGCATTTTGGGATTTCTAGATCGCAACCGTCACTGGTTTAAGTCAGCTGTAGGTTTATCGCGGCTAGGACTAATGAATCAGTTAGCACAAGAACGCCAGCTGCCATGCTCTGAGTCCTTTTGCACCCAGGTAGTAGAGAGTAATCAGGTTTTAGCAATTAGTAATACTCTAAGTGACTCAGCTTATGCCAATAGCATCTTAGTACAGCGTTATGGTATCCGCGCTTACCTGGGAGCGCCGCTGATAGATTCAGCTGGCAATTGCTTGGGAGCGATCGCGGTCATGGATCTGCAGCCTCGCACCTTTACAAGCCAACAGATAAAATTTTTAGAACTCATGGCTCGCTGGAGCATGAGTGAATTTGAGCGGAACCAACTGCTAAAGCTCCAGGCACAGGGGAGCAGGGGAACAGGGGAAAATGAAGATCTCTACTCTACCGCTCAGTCCCTCAGCTCTGCTATCTGTCTGCCTCCCTTACCGCTTATTCCTACAGGTAACCCCATAATCCCTCCTATCCCTGAAGCAAGTTCTATCATCCAAGTAAAATTAAAACTACTGGAGCATCTGACGCAGGAACTGCGGACACCACTAACATCTGTTCTGGGAATGGCTAACGTTGTCAGTCGCGAGATCTACGGACCTTTGACGAATAAACAGAAAGAATATCTTGAGATTATCCAAGACAGTGGTCGCTACTTGCTTTCACTTGTAAACGAAGTTTCACAACTGGGAGTACTGGATGAGGGTATTCAGGCACTCAATTTGACTCCTATAGATATTGAAATGCTATGTCAACAAGTGCTCAATTCCTTAGCAGAGGTAGCCAAACGGCGAGAGCAACAAATTCGTCTATCGCTGGAACCAGGAAGAAGTCAAATTTGGGTTTTAGATAAGGAAAAGGTTAGACAATTAGTGTATCACCTAGTTTCTAGCATGATTCAAGCTGCTACTAGTGGTAGTATAATTCGCATCCATATCTCCCACAAGGGGGAGATTCTCAACCTTACTGTTTCTGTTTCCCATCCCTGGCTGGGAGAAGGACTAACCCCTGTTGATCCCCACTTAAGTCAGTTACCAATGCCAGATGTTTCCACTTACTGGGAAGGCGAAAAGCTAAATAGTCATATACTGCCCTTCGCCGCGGCTGCAAGTGTAGATAGCCTAAGCGATACATCAGACTCGGAACTAGTGCATTCTAATAATTTCAGTCGCTCTTATGAAAGCCTACGTTTGTTGCTGAGTCGGGAACTGGCAGAGTTGCACGGTGGACAATTCTCGATTCAAGGCACAGCAGAGTCAGGCTATCGCTATGTAGTAAGTTTACCGGAGCTAGCAGCAGCAAAGCCAAATCTCTAG
- a CDS encoding GUN4 domain-containing protein has product MTNPPTTSDTNIDFSALRLQLTSGSEKVQQQLIHKLATLGNAGLDVLMEFLLQRRFNPPSGADGTAYQILCTADSTSAKEFLQTYFPTGIVPLHSDRAIDYIPLQQLLAVQDFQAADRMTLQKLCELAGSAAVQRKWLYFTEVENFPIPDLQTINTLWVVHSEGKFGFSIQREIWLSQGKNWEKFWTKIGWKNGNSWTRYPNEFTWNLTAPPGHLPLSNQLRGNRVIAGLFSHPAWEKLNT; this is encoded by the coding sequence ATGACTAATCCACCCACGACCTCAGACACAAATATCGACTTTTCTGCTCTCCGCTTGCAGTTAACATCTGGGTCTGAAAAAGTACAACAGCAACTAATCCACAAGTTGGCTACCCTTGGCAATGCAGGCTTAGATGTGTTGATGGAATTCTTACTCCAACGCCGCTTTAACCCACCCAGTGGTGCTGATGGCACAGCTTATCAAATCCTTTGCACTGCCGACTCTACCTCAGCGAAAGAGTTTCTCCAAACTTATTTCCCCACGGGAATTGTCCCTCTGCACTCAGATCGCGCCATTGACTACATTCCACTGCAACAGTTGCTTGCCGTCCAAGATTTTCAAGCAGCAGATCGTATGACTCTGCAAAAGTTGTGTGAACTAGCAGGCTCAGCAGCAGTGCAAAGAAAATGGCTATATTTTACTGAGGTCGAAAACTTTCCCATTCCAGACCTACAAACCATCAATACCCTATGGGTAGTTCACTCTGAGGGCAAGTTTGGCTTTTCGATTCAGCGAGAAATCTGGCTGTCACAGGGTAAAAACTGGGAAAAATTCTGGACTAAGATTGGTTGGAAAAACGGCAATAGTTGGACGCGGTATCCTAACGAGTTTACCTGGAACCTCACCGCCCCTCCAGGTCATTTACCCCTGTCAAATCAGCTACGCGGGAACCGAGTGATTGCTGGATTATTCTCTCACCCTGCTTGGGAAAAGCTTAACACTTAA
- a CDS encoding NADP-dependent isocitrate dehydrogenase — MYEKITPPDTGSRITFHNGEPIVPDNPIISFIRGDGTGVDIWPATQKVIDAAVQTAYGGKRQISWFKVYAGDEACEKYGTYQYLPADTLRAIKEYGIAIKGPLTTPVGGGIRSLNVALRQINDLYACVRPCRYYPGTPSPHKYPEKLDVIIYRENTEDIYLGIEWRQGSEIGDRLINLLNNELIPATPEHGKKRIPLDAGIGIKPISKTGSQRLVRRAIKHALRLPKSKQTVTLVHKGNIMKYTEGAFRDWGYELAATEFRTECVTERESWILSNKELNPDITLEENARQIEPGYAALTAEKQAQVCQEVEAVLNEIWTTHGNGQWQNKVMVNDRIADSVFQQLQTRPDEYSILATMNLNGDYISDAAAAVVGGLGMAPGANIGDECAIFEATHGTAPKHAGLDRVNPGSVILSGVMMLEFMGWQEAADLIKNGMSEAIANRQVTYDLARLMEPKVEPLKCSEFAEAIIKHFSS, encoded by the coding sequence ATGTACGAGAAAATCACTCCCCCCGATACTGGTTCCCGCATCACCTTCCACAACGGTGAACCAATTGTCCCTGACAACCCAATCATTTCTTTCATTCGCGGTGATGGTACAGGTGTAGATATTTGGCCTGCGACTCAAAAGGTAATCGATGCTGCTGTACAAACTGCATACGGTGGAAAGCGGCAAATTAGCTGGTTCAAGGTGTACGCCGGAGATGAAGCCTGTGAAAAATACGGCACCTATCAGTATCTTCCCGCAGATACTCTCCGGGCGATTAAAGAATACGGAATCGCGATCAAAGGACCACTAACAACACCCGTGGGGGGTGGAATTCGGTCGCTGAACGTGGCACTGCGGCAGATTAATGATTTGTATGCCTGTGTTCGTCCCTGCCGCTACTACCCAGGAACACCCTCGCCCCACAAATATCCTGAAAAACTGGATGTGATTATTTATCGGGAAAACACAGAAGATATCTACCTGGGAATTGAGTGGCGTCAGGGCAGCGAAATTGGCGATCGCTTGATTAATCTACTCAACAACGAACTTATCCCTGCTACTCCCGAACACGGCAAGAAGCGCATCCCACTTGATGCTGGTATTGGGATCAAACCGATCAGCAAGACTGGTTCCCAGCGTTTAGTGCGTCGTGCCATCAAACATGCTTTGCGGCTGCCTAAATCAAAGCAAACAGTGACTTTGGTGCATAAAGGTAACATCATGAAGTATACTGAAGGAGCCTTCCGTGATTGGGGCTACGAACTTGCCGCTACTGAGTTTCGTACCGAGTGTGTCACCGAGCGTGAATCTTGGATTCTGAGTAATAAAGAGCTAAACCCAGATATCACCCTAGAAGAAAATGCCCGTCAGATTGAACCGGGATACGCCGCCTTAACAGCGGAGAAGCAAGCCCAAGTTTGCCAGGAAGTGGAAGCAGTACTGAACGAAATTTGGACAACTCACGGCAATGGTCAGTGGCAAAACAAGGTGATGGTGAATGACCGAATTGCCGATAGTGTTTTCCAACAGTTGCAAACACGACCGGATGAGTATTCAATTCTTGCCACGATGAATCTAAACGGGGATTATATATCTGATGCCGCTGCTGCAGTTGTTGGCGGGCTGGGTATGGCACCCGGAGCGAATATTGGTGATGAGTGTGCTATTTTTGAAGCTACTCACGGTACCGCTCCTAAACATGCAGGATTAGACCGAGTTAACCCTGGCTCTGTAATTCTATCGGGTGTAATGATGCTGGAGTTTATGGGTTGGCAGGAGGCAGCAGATTTGATTAAAAATGGCATGAGCGAGGCGATCGCGAATCGCCAAGTTACTTACGACCTAGCTAGGCTGATGGAGCCTAAAGTAGAACCGTTGAAGTGTTCGGAATTTGCTGAGGCGATTATCAAACACTTCAGTAGTTAG
- a CDS encoding response regulator transcription factor: protein MAHILVVEDEVKLARFVELELSYEGYQVSVAHDGLTGLTIARESHPDLVILDWMLPGLSGVEICRRLRTTGDQVPIILLTAKDEVGDRVAGLDAGADDYVVKPFSIEELLARVRAHLRRTQETGSDVLQFADLSLNRRTREVYRGTRIIELTAKEFDLLEYLLAHPRQVITRDRLLEQVWGYDFMGDSNIIEVYIRYLRLKLEANTEKRLIQTVRSVGYVLRE, encoded by the coding sequence ATGGCGCACATCTTAGTGGTTGAAGATGAAGTCAAACTAGCTCGATTTGTGGAACTGGAATTGAGTTATGAAGGCTATCAAGTCAGTGTGGCGCATGATGGATTAACCGGACTCACTATAGCGCGAGAGTCTCATCCTGATTTGGTAATTTTAGACTGGATGCTACCGGGTTTATCAGGGGTAGAAATTTGCCGTCGCCTGCGAACTACTGGCGATCAAGTGCCAATTATCCTGTTAACAGCAAAAGATGAAGTGGGAGATCGCGTGGCTGGTTTAGATGCAGGTGCTGATGATTATGTCGTTAAGCCCTTTAGTATCGAGGAATTGTTAGCCAGAGTGCGGGCGCACCTGCGACGAACTCAGGAAACAGGCTCTGATGTTTTGCAATTCGCTGACCTGAGTTTAAATCGTCGCACACGGGAAGTTTACCGAGGCACGCGAATTATTGAGTTAACCGCCAAAGAATTTGATTTACTGGAATACCTACTCGCTCATCCCCGGCAAGTGATTACACGCGATCGCCTGTTGGAACAAGTCTGGGGCTACGATTTTATGGGAGATTCCAATATTATTGAAGTTTATATTCGCTATTTGCGCCTCAAGTTAGAAGCCAACACCGAAAAGCGCTTGATTCAAACAGTGCGTAGCGTAGGCTATGTGTTACGCGAGTGA
- a CDS encoding Uma2 family endonuclease, which yields MSELKTKLPTNTWVVATWDEYIQAIEDQVYEKAKCYYHNGQMRIEMPPVGNDHASDHTIIISTISLFAATNRIDLNGKDNCTYRKTGFDDAQPDVSYYIGKNANIVPYGTSIIDLDIYPPPTLVIEVANTSLADDKGEKRLLYEDLGVAEYWIVDVQNVQVIAFAIENGGSRRIVQSQVLPGLSISLLNDAFRRTRQMNQGQVYAWLLAQFQLG from the coding sequence ATGAGTGAATTAAAAACAAAACTACCAACTAATACTTGGGTTGTAGCAACTTGGGATGAATATATACAGGCAATTGAAGATCAAGTCTACGAAAAAGCCAAGTGCTACTACCACAATGGTCAAATGAGAATTGAAATGCCACCAGTAGGTAATGACCATGCCAGCGACCACACAATTATTATTTCTACTATTAGCCTGTTCGCTGCTACCAACCGCATCGATCTGAATGGAAAAGATAATTGTACCTACCGAAAAACAGGCTTTGACGATGCTCAACCCGATGTGTCTTACTACATCGGTAAAAACGCCAATATTGTCCCTTACGGAACTTCCATCATCGACCTAGATATCTATCCCCCGCCAACTTTGGTAATAGAAGTAGCAAACACCTCACTCGCTGATGATAAGGGTGAAAAACGTCTGCTGTATGAGGATCTGGGAGTAGCTGAATACTGGATAGTAGATGTGCAGAATGTCCAAGTCATCGCTTTTGCTATAGAAAATGGTGGTAGTAGACGGATTGTTCAATCTCAGGTATTGCCAGGATTATCAATTTCGCTGCTAAATGATGCTTTCCGGCGTACTCGTCAGATGAATCAAGGTCAAGTCTATGCTTGGTTATTAGCTCAATTTCAGCTAGGGTAA
- a CDS encoding ATP-binding protein encodes MGRIVKFWRNVDPFSLRSRLTIGIATVSAVGLGSVAIWTSWQMQQILIVSHKQRIEQIAERLPRDVKLYSEMLPVETALPKAIDNLTAANTFLWVKDSSGIITAKSANFNIPADRSTATALTSLTQMPVQAQVYEMNGHYFILCGGPLPVRGKVLGQLFVAQDISQEQKMFLAVVRSLGIASLVSLLAITGAIAIYIQRSLQPLRQISQLAGTISADDLGQARLYLHHTPTEVRELVSTCNMMLDRLSEAWEQQRQFVSNVSHELRTPLTIVRGYLQSVLRRETNLTPPQREALETAASEAERTIRLLQDLLDLARADSGYLHFCIESCVLNDLVEEVVGMAQQYSDRLITIEAETYPIAVQADYNRLKQVLLNLIDNAVKYSDPSTPILLKLNQQKEKVIIQVCDQGYGIPLQHQSRIFERFYRVDEARTRFTGGCGLGLSIVKMFVEGMGGSVTVRSKLSEGSVFTVILPIQLSK; translated from the coding sequence ATGGGAAGAATTGTTAAATTCTGGAGGAATGTCGACCCTTTTTCGCTGCGATCGCGTCTTACTATTGGCATTGCCACCGTTTCAGCTGTAGGGCTGGGGAGTGTTGCCATCTGGACAAGTTGGCAAATGCAGCAGATTTTGATTGTCAGCCATAAGCAGAGAATTGAGCAAATCGCTGAACGCTTACCGCGAGATGTGAAGCTTTATAGTGAAATGTTGCCTGTGGAAACTGCCTTACCCAAGGCAATTGATAACCTGACAGCTGCTAACACATTCCTATGGGTTAAGGATTCTAGTGGCATAATTACAGCGAAGTCTGCAAATTTCAATATTCCAGCTGATCGTAGTACAGCTACTGCCTTAACGTCCCTCACCCAAATGCCAGTTCAAGCCCAAGTATACGAAATGAACGGGCACTACTTTATACTGTGTGGCGGTCCGTTGCCAGTGCGGGGGAAGGTACTAGGACAGCTATTTGTGGCACAAGATATTTCCCAAGAACAGAAAATGTTTTTGGCAGTGGTTCGGAGTTTGGGCATTGCTAGCTTAGTGTCACTGCTGGCGATTACAGGGGCGATTGCTATCTACATCCAGCGATCGCTACAGCCTTTGCGACAGATCAGCCAGCTGGCGGGAACCATTTCTGCCGACGATCTGGGTCAAGCACGGCTGTACCTGCATCATACTCCCACAGAAGTGAGAGAGTTAGTGAGCACTTGTAACATGATGCTAGATCGTCTGTCAGAAGCCTGGGAGCAACAACGCCAGTTTGTGAGCAATGTCTCCCACGAGTTACGCACACCGCTAACGATTGTGCGTGGTTACTTGCAAAGCGTACTGCGCCGGGAAACTAACTTGACACCACCTCAGCGGGAAGCCCTAGAAACTGCCGCTTCTGAAGCAGAACGTACTATCCGCCTGTTGCAAGACTTACTAGATTTAGCAAGGGCAGATAGTGGGTACTTGCACTTTTGCATCGAATCTTGCGTGCTGAATGACTTAGTGGAGGAAGTAGTGGGGATGGCACAACAGTATAGCGATCGCCTGATTACGATTGAGGCAGAAACTTACCCAATTGCGGTGCAGGCAGATTACAACCGCCTCAAACAAGTGTTGCTCAACTTAATTGACAACGCTGTTAAGTATTCTGACCCTAGTACACCCATTCTCTTGAAACTAAATCAGCAAAAAGAAAAGGTAATTATTCAAGTCTGCGACCAGGGTTATGGTATTCCTTTGCAACATCAATCACGCATTTTTGAGCGATTTTACCGTGTAGATGAAGCCCGTACCCGGTTTACTGGTGGTTGTGGTTTGGGGCTGTCGATTGTCAAAATGTTTGTAGAAGGGATGGGTGGCAGCGTTACAGTGCGATCAAAATTGAGTGAGGGTAGTGTGTTTACAGTGATTTTGCCTATTCAGTTGTCGAAATGA
- a CDS encoding response regulator transcription factor translates to MTAHILVVEGEEKLARFIELELRYEGYRVSLAPAGTTGIAAVREIQVDLIIWDWSLPDLLGLEICRHFQSSGSKTQIILLSSIHDVSACITGLDAGADDYVVKPFKIEELLARVRARLRRNQADVNSYILQFEDLSLNRRTWEVYRGKRLIELTAKEFELLEYLLSHPRQVIPRSEILQQIWGYDFLGDSNIIEVYIRYLRLKLEVNDEKRLIHTVRGVGYVLRQESLKQLASEKFANLH, encoded by the coding sequence ATGACTGCTCATATATTGGTAGTCGAAGGTGAAGAAAAACTGGCTAGATTTATTGAACTAGAACTTAGATACGAAGGATATCGCGTCAGCCTTGCACCTGCTGGAACTACAGGTATTGCAGCAGTTCGAGAGATACAGGTGGACTTAATCATCTGGGATTGGTCACTGCCCGATCTGTTAGGACTAGAAATTTGCCGTCACTTCCAGTCAAGTGGGAGTAAAACCCAAATTATTCTATTAAGTTCCATACATGACGTCAGCGCCTGCATTACAGGTTTAGATGCGGGAGCCGATGACTATGTTGTCAAGCCTTTTAAGATAGAGGAGTTGTTAGCAAGAGTCCGAGCGCGTTTGCGACGTAATCAAGCAGATGTAAACTCATATATTTTACAATTTGAAGACTTAAGCTTAAACCGCAGGACGTGGGAAGTTTATCGTGGTAAGCGGTTAATTGAACTGACAGCAAAAGAGTTTGAGCTACTCGAATATTTACTCAGTCATCCTCGACAAGTAATTCCTCGTAGTGAGATTTTACAGCAGATCTGGGGCTATGACTTTCTAGGGGATTCCAACATCATTGAAGTTTACATTCGTTACTTGCGCCTTAAATTAGAAGTAAACGATGAAAAGCGGCTAATTCATACGGTGCGTGGCGTTGGGTATGTATTACGGCAAGAATCTTTAAAACAGCTTGCATCAGAGAAATTTGCTAATTTACATTAA